In one window of Zhihengliuella sp. ISTPL4 DNA:
- a CDS encoding aldo/keto reductase, with the protein MRLFGVGAGPDAERAALEHEDHPSAPIPIVGPGVGESIRAALGETGYETFPLMLGAAEFGWNVDLETSHGILDRYVEFGGNAIHTADGFSGGRSEHILGQWLQSRDQRERVVLSVRIGAHADNPGLGSVNLVRAVEGSLTRLGVERIDVLYLDATLDATTNLEDTLATVEWLVEAGKIGALGAYGFTPERLVEARILASAGYPRITVIDTPYNLVRRQPFEGDLRLVAGAQNLAVTPSHALEHGFLSGRHRSKALASRGVRGEQLRGHLNRRGIKVLRALDQVAAELAVPVAAVSIAWLLAQRTVAAPIVNTFATDHVDELMQGAGVTLSRAHVAELTRAGA; encoded by the coding sequence ATGCGGTTGTTCGGCGTAGGCGCAGGGCCCGACGCTGAACGCGCCGCGCTGGAGCACGAGGATCACCCGTCCGCGCCCATCCCGATCGTCGGTCCCGGTGTGGGGGAGTCCATCCGCGCCGCCCTCGGTGAGACCGGATACGAGACCTTCCCGCTGATGCTCGGCGCCGCGGAGTTCGGGTGGAACGTCGATCTGGAGACGAGTCACGGCATCCTCGACCGCTACGTGGAGTTCGGCGGCAACGCCATCCACACCGCTGACGGCTTCTCCGGCGGCAGGAGCGAGCACATCCTCGGTCAGTGGCTGCAGTCCCGCGACCAGCGGGAGCGGGTCGTCCTCAGCGTCCGCATCGGCGCGCATGCCGACAACCCCGGCTTGGGATCGGTCAACCTCGTCCGGGCTGTCGAGGGCTCGCTCACCCGTCTCGGCGTCGAGCGCATCGACGTGCTGTACCTGGACGCCACGCTGGATGCCACCACCAACCTCGAGGACACCCTGGCCACGGTCGAGTGGCTCGTCGAGGCCGGGAAGATCGGGGCCCTCGGCGCTTACGGGTTCACTCCGGAGCGGCTCGTCGAGGCGCGTATCCTCGCTTCCGCGGGTTATCCGCGGATCACGGTGATCGATACGCCGTACAACCTCGTCCGACGGCAGCCGTTCGAGGGCGACCTGCGACTCGTCGCCGGGGCGCAGAACCTCGCCGTGACGCCGTCCCATGCGCTGGAGCACGGATTTCTCTCCGGGCGTCATCGCTCGAAAGCCCTCGCTTCGCGCGGCGTCCGGGGGGAGCAGCTGCGCGGGCACCTCAACCGTCGAGGGATCAAGGTGCTGCGCGCGCTCGACCAGGTGGCTGCGGAGCTCGCGGTTCCGGTCGCCGCCGTGTCGATCGCCTGGCTGCTCGCACAGCGGACGGTCGCCGCACCGATCGTGAACACGTTCGCGACGGACCACGTCGACGAGCTCATGCAGGGGGCCGGTGTGACGCTGTCCCGTGCGCACGTCGCCGAGCTCACCCGCGCGGGCGCCTGA
- the dapB gene encoding 4-hydroxy-tetrahydrodipicolinate reductase, with protein MTTKVALVGGTGKLGTIIGAVIAELDGFEVSRVLTSASDLSELADSDLVIDASTPQISIDVVRTAVEHGLNILVATSGWSAERIALVRPLVEAADTGAVFIPNFSLGSVLGSALAAAAAPYFGSAEIVEAHRETKVDSPSGTAVRTAELIAAARAAQGPVSAPHADQRARGQQVGSVPIHSLRRPGVIAKQEVILSGPGESLTFTHDTTDPALAYAPGIRLAVPYAATATGVVVGLENMLDIGIRS; from the coding sequence ATGACCACGAAGGTAGCCCTCGTCGGCGGGACCGGAAAGCTCGGAACGATCATCGGCGCGGTGATCGCGGAGCTCGACGGTTTCGAGGTGAGCCGGGTGCTGACGTCCGCCAGCGACCTCTCCGAGCTCGCGGACTCCGATCTGGTGATCGATGCCTCCACGCCGCAGATCAGTATCGACGTGGTCCGTACGGCGGTCGAGCACGGCCTCAACATCCTCGTCGCGACCTCCGGCTGGTCCGCCGAGCGGATCGCTCTCGTCCGGCCGCTGGTCGAGGCCGCTGACACCGGCGCGGTCTTCATCCCCAACTTCTCGCTCGGATCGGTGCTCGGCTCCGCCCTCGCCGCTGCGGCCGCACCGTACTTCGGCTCGGCGGAGATCGTGGAGGCGCATCGGGAGACCAAGGTCGACTCGCCGAGCGGCACTGCTGTCCGCACCGCCGAGCTCATCGCTGCCGCGCGTGCCGCCCAGGGCCCCGTCAGCGCACCGCACGCGGATCAGCGCGCGCGCGGCCAGCAGGTCGGCAGCGTGCCCATCCATTCCCTCCGCCGTCCCGGGGTGATCGCCAAGCAGGAGGTCATCCTCTCCGGACCGGGGGAGTCGCTCACCTTCACGCACGACACCACGGACCCGGCGCTCGCCTACGCACCGGGGATCCGCCTGGCCGTACCCTATGCGGCCACCGCCACCGGTGTAGTGGTCGGCTTGGAGAACATGCTCGACATCGGCATCCGCTCGTGA
- a CDS encoding GDSL-type esterase/lipase family protein, translated as MRVAIVTESFLPHMNGVTGSVMQILRHLERRGHEAFVLAPAAIGLPEQLHGARVAGIPSVPLPGYRDVRVGAATTHRFGVELDRFRPDIVHLASPFALGWRGLLAAERAAVGTVAAYQTDVAAYTERYRVAATTGIAHAHIARLHRRATLTLAPSTESAQQLGRLGVDRLRSWGRGVDAERFHPSRRSDALRAAWGAETVIGYVGRLAPEKQVEDLAALHGIPGTRLVIVGDGPRRERLQERLPDALFLGRLDGEALAAALASFDVFVHPGESETFGQTLQEAHASGVPVVATGRGGPLDLVRPGVDGWLYRPGDLADLRRCVTDLAGDERMRRAFGEAGWSAVQGRSWAHLGDQLLGHFEEARALHAVDIRLRARRLVRPEPAAPAPSRRWRRVVALGDSLTEGLCDPGPDGALRGWADRLALLLAARGGLHYANLAIRSKRVADVCGAQVERALELRPDLVTILVGANDLVKHRTDALALAASLEVAVRRVRATGADVVLVTPFLPGRRAAALYARRFSAFATALAGIAVRTGAILIDTDLHPALGERQHWGEDLVHLSSRGHRFLAYRVAEVLGVPHADALGLLDAALHDNEPIGRAAWWRRHALPWVWRRLRGRAAGDGRRAKHHDYVYVGRSAVERDASVV; from the coding sequence GTGAGAGTCGCGATCGTCACCGAGTCCTTCCTTCCGCACATGAACGGTGTGACCGGATCCGTGATGCAGATCCTCCGCCACCTGGAGCGCCGAGGGCATGAGGCCTTCGTCCTCGCGCCCGCTGCCATCGGTCTACCGGAGCAGCTGCACGGTGCTCGCGTCGCGGGGATTCCCAGCGTCCCGCTTCCGGGATACCGGGACGTCCGCGTGGGCGCGGCGACGACCCATCGGTTCGGCGTGGAGCTCGACCGCTTCCGGCCCGACATCGTCCACCTCGCGTCACCCTTCGCGCTCGGGTGGCGAGGGCTGCTCGCCGCAGAACGTGCTGCTGTCGGAACCGTCGCGGCCTATCAGACCGATGTGGCCGCATATACGGAGAGGTATCGCGTCGCGGCGACGACCGGGATCGCCCACGCTCACATCGCACGGCTGCACCGGCGGGCGACACTCACGCTGGCTCCGTCCACGGAGTCCGCGCAGCAGCTTGGACGCCTGGGCGTCGACCGCCTTCGCTCCTGGGGGCGGGGTGTGGACGCGGAACGCTTCCACCCCTCTCGGCGCAGCGATGCGCTCAGGGCCGCGTGGGGAGCGGAGACCGTCATCGGCTACGTCGGACGCCTGGCACCCGAGAAGCAGGTGGAGGACCTCGCTGCGCTGCACGGGATCCCCGGCACGCGTCTCGTCATCGTCGGAGACGGCCCACGACGGGAGCGCCTGCAGGAGCGGCTTCCCGACGCTCTGTTCCTCGGGCGGCTCGACGGGGAGGCGCTCGCCGCGGCGCTGGCCTCCTTCGATGTCTTCGTGCATCCGGGGGAGAGCGAGACCTTCGGCCAGACCCTGCAGGAAGCCCATGCGAGCGGTGTCCCCGTGGTCGCCACGGGCAGAGGAGGGCCGCTCGATCTCGTTCGGCCCGGCGTCGACGGCTGGTTGTACCGCCCCGGCGACCTCGCGGACCTCCGCCGCTGCGTGACCGATCTCGCCGGAGACGAGCGCATGCGTCGGGCATTCGGGGAGGCGGGCTGGAGCGCTGTGCAGGGGCGGAGCTGGGCGCACCTGGGAGACCAGCTCCTTGGTCACTTCGAGGAGGCGCGGGCCCTGCACGCGGTCGACATCCGTCTGCGCGCTCGTCGCCTCGTCCGACCGGAGCCGGCCGCGCCCGCGCCCTCGCGCCGGTGGCGCCGGGTCGTCGCCCTCGGCGACTCCTTGACCGAGGGACTCTGCGACCCCGGGCCCGACGGTGCCCTCCGCGGGTGGGCTGACCGGCTCGCGCTGCTCCTCGCGGCGCGGGGAGGCCTCCATTACGCCAACCTCGCGATCCGTTCGAAGCGCGTGGCCGACGTGTGCGGCGCGCAAGTGGAGCGGGCACTGGAACTCCGCCCCGATCTGGTGACCATCCTGGTGGGCGCCAACGACCTCGTGAAACACCGCACCGACGCGCTCGCGCTCGCCGCGAGCCTGGAGGTGGCCGTACGGCGGGTGCGTGCGACCGGCGCCGACGTCGTCCTGGTCACCCCGTTCCTCCCGGGGCGCCGCGCCGCAGCGCTGTACGCCCGCCGCTTCTCCGCCTTCGCCACGGCCCTTGCGGGGATCGCTGTGCGGACCGGAGCGATCCTCATCGACACGGATCTGCATCCCGCGCTGGGGGAGCGGCAGCACTGGGGTGAGGACTTGGTGCATCTCAGCAGTCGAGGACACCGTTTTCTCGCTTATCGGGTCGCGGAGGTGCTCGGAGTCCCGCATGCGGACGCGCTGGGGCTGCTGGATGCGGCGCTGCACGACAACGAGCCGATCGGGCGCGCGGCGTGGTGGCGGCGGCACGCGCTGCCGTGGGTGTGGCGACGGCTGCGGGGGCGCGCCGCCGGCGACGGCCGGCGGGCGAAGCACCACGATTACGTTTACGTCGGACGCTCCGCCGTCGAGCGGGACGCCAGCGTGGTCTGA
- a CDS encoding OsmC family peroxiredoxin, which translates to MPVTSEAAATWTGSLTEGSGTVAFSSSQLGTFPIDWKSRSEGSDTTTTPEELIAAAHASCFSMALSHALAENGTPPERVDTSASVTFKPGVGITGSHLNVNATVPGLSPEKFQEVAEGAKTGCPVSQALAGIEITLEATLA; encoded by the coding sequence ATGCCCGTCACCAGTGAAGCCGCCGCCACCTGGACCGGATCGCTCACGGAAGGTTCCGGCACGGTCGCCTTCTCCTCCTCCCAGCTGGGGACTTTCCCGATCGATTGGAAGTCCCGCAGCGAGGGCAGCGACACCACCACGACGCCGGAGGAGCTCATCGCCGCGGCCCACGCCTCCTGCTTCAGCATGGCGCTCTCGCACGCACTCGCCGAGAACGGCACCCCGCCGGAGCGGGTCGACACCAGCGCCTCGGTCACCTTCAAGCCGGGCGTCGGCATCACCGGCAGCCACCTGAACGTCAACGCGACCGTGCCGGGGCTGAGCCCGGAGAAGTTCCAGGAAGTCGCCGAAGGCGCCAAGACGGGGTGCCCGGTGTCCCAGGCGCTGGCGGGCATCGAGATCACCCTCGAGGCGACCCTCGCCTGA
- a CDS encoding DedA family protein yields the protein MSTDLLAEFLGGPWSLAAMSLLVLGDAFLVVVPGEIAVTALGAVAMTTGTPALWAVVLCAAGAAALGDACCYLIGRVVGTERWSWMRAPRVRQALDGARRRLDRGTATVLFTARFVPFARLAVSLVAGASRIHPPRYVALVILAATGWAAYQAAVGALVAAVVPGGPLVAVPVSVVVAVALGLVLDRLTRHRGR from the coding sequence GTGTCGACAGACCTGCTCGCAGAATTCCTCGGCGGCCCGTGGAGCTTGGCCGCGATGAGCCTGCTCGTGCTCGGGGACGCGTTCCTCGTGGTCGTACCGGGGGAGATCGCCGTGACCGCGCTCGGGGCCGTCGCGATGACGACGGGGACGCCCGCCCTGTGGGCTGTGGTGCTCTGCGCGGCGGGTGCGGCGGCGCTCGGCGACGCCTGCTGCTACCTGATCGGGCGCGTCGTCGGCACCGAACGCTGGAGCTGGATGCGAGCGCCCCGCGTCCGGCAGGCCCTCGACGGGGCCCGCCGCCGGCTGGATCGCGGCACGGCCACGGTACTGTTCACCGCGCGCTTCGTCCCTTTCGCCCGGCTTGCCGTGAGCCTCGTCGCCGGCGCCTCCCGCATCCATCCGCCGCGCTACGTGGCGCTCGTGATCCTGGCCGCGACGGGGTGGGCCGCGTACCAGGCGGCCGTCGGTGCGCTCGTCGCCGCGGTGGTGCCCGGCGGCCCGCTCGTCGCCGTCCCGGTGTCCGTGGTCGTGGCCGTCGCGCTCGGACTCGTCCTCGACCGACTGACGCGGCATCGCGGACGTTGA
- a CDS encoding phosphoribosyltransferase: MTSGDTVFNDREDAASRLISALADLPLRNPVVFGLPRGGVPIAAAVARSLRAPLDVIVVRKLGVPWQPEVAMGAIGEGEVRVLDDGLVDALRLRPSDVIAVEARERVVLDARVAALRRDRAFPSLDGRTAVIADDGIATGSTARAACLVARAHGAQRIVIAAPVAAPGIASRLPEADAVVCARQPPGFRAVGQYYRDFSEVTDEEVVAALSRGR, translated from the coding sequence ATGACGAGCGGCGACACCGTCTTCAACGATCGTGAAGACGCGGCATCACGACTGATCTCAGCGCTCGCCGATCTGCCATTGCGGAATCCCGTGGTGTTCGGTCTCCCCCGTGGAGGCGTGCCGATCGCGGCTGCAGTCGCGCGGAGTCTGCGGGCACCACTCGATGTGATCGTCGTGCGCAAACTCGGCGTGCCCTGGCAACCCGAAGTGGCCATGGGCGCCATCGGAGAGGGCGAGGTGCGCGTGCTCGACGACGGTCTGGTCGACGCGCTTCGCCTGCGTCCCTCGGACGTCATCGCGGTCGAGGCTCGCGAGCGCGTGGTGCTGGACGCCCGCGTCGCCGCGCTCCGGCGCGACCGCGCGTTCCCGTCTCTGGACGGCCGTACCGCGGTGATCGCGGATGACGGGATCGCGACGGGCAGCACAGCGCGCGCCGCCTGTCTGGTCGCCCGTGCCCACGGCGCACAGCGGATCGTCATCGCCGCGCCCGTGGCGGCTCCGGGTATCGCTTCCAGGCTCCCGGAGGCCGATGCCGTGGTGTGCGCTCGGCAGCCGCCCGGCTTCCGCGCCGTCGGTCAGTATTACCGTGACTTCTCCGAGGTCACCGACGAGGAGGTCGTCGCCGCGCTCAGCCGCGGGCGCTGA
- a CDS encoding polyribonucleotide nucleotidyltransferase, whose translation MEGPEITATEAVLDNGRFGTRTIRFETGRLAQQAQGAVAAYLDGETMLLSATSAGKHPREGFDFFPLTVDVEERSYAAGKIPGSFFRREGRPSTEAILVCRLIDRPLRPSFVDGLRNEVQIVITVLSIAPGEFYDALAINAASASTQISGLPFSGPVAGVRLAFIPGHGQHEDQWVAFPTAEQVSEAVFDLIVAGRVVTKADGSEDVAIMMVEAEATEGSWNLIKAGATKPNEDVVAQGLEASKPFIAQLVKAQAELAATASKEPGVYPVFPAYSDEVYDFVSERAFAELSDVYQIADKTERQNADDAIKDRVKAELIEATEAGSLPAAAPLEFSAAYKSVTKKIVRGRILTEGTRIDGRGLADIRPLDAEVQVIPRVHGSAIFQRGETQIMGVTTLNMLKMEQQIDSLSPTTSKRYMHHYNFPPYSTGETGRVGSPKRREIGHGFLAERALVPVLPSREEFPYAIRQVSEALGSNGSTSMGSVCASTLSLLNAGVPLRAPVAGIAMGLVSDEVNGETRYAALTDILGAEDALGDMDFKVAGTSEFVTAIQLDTKLDGIPSSVLAGALTQARDARLTILNVLNAAIDAPDEMAPTAPRVISVQIPVDKIGELIGPKGKTINAIQDETGAQISIEEDGTVYIGATDGPSAEAARAQVNAIANPTNPEVGEQFLGTVVKIATFGAFISLLPGKDGLLHVTEVRKLAGGKRVENVEDVLSVGQKILVKITKIDDRGKLSLEPVLDDAPAADEAPAEDAAAE comes from the coding sequence TTGGAAGGTCCTGAAATCACCGCCACCGAGGCCGTTCTCGACAACGGCCGCTTCGGCACCCGCACCATTCGCTTCGAGACCGGTCGCCTCGCGCAGCAGGCTCAGGGCGCTGTCGCCGCGTACCTCGACGGCGAGACCATGCTGCTCTCGGCCACGAGCGCGGGCAAGCACCCGCGTGAGGGCTTCGACTTCTTCCCGCTGACGGTCGACGTCGAGGAGCGTTCCTACGCCGCCGGAAAGATCCCCGGCTCGTTCTTCCGACGTGAGGGTCGCCCCTCGACCGAGGCGATCCTCGTCTGCCGTCTGATCGACCGTCCGCTGCGTCCGTCGTTCGTCGATGGTCTGCGCAACGAGGTCCAGATCGTCATCACGGTCCTCTCGATCGCCCCGGGTGAGTTCTACGACGCGCTCGCGATCAACGCTGCATCCGCCTCGACCCAGATCTCGGGTCTGCCGTTCTCGGGTCCCGTCGCCGGTGTGCGCCTCGCGTTCATCCCCGGTCACGGCCAGCACGAGGACCAGTGGGTCGCCTTCCCGACCGCGGAGCAGGTCTCCGAGGCCGTGTTCGACCTGATCGTCGCCGGTCGTGTCGTCACCAAGGCCGACGGTTCCGAGGACGTCGCGATCATGATGGTCGAGGCTGAGGCGACCGAGGGCAGCTGGAACCTGATCAAGGCCGGCGCCACCAAGCCGAACGAGGACGTCGTTGCCCAGGGCCTCGAGGCCTCGAAGCCGTTCATCGCCCAGCTCGTCAAGGCGCAGGCCGAACTCGCCGCCACCGCGTCGAAGGAGCCGGGCGTCTACCCGGTCTTCCCCGCGTACAGCGACGAGGTCTACGACTTCGTGTCCGAGCGCGCGTTCGCCGAGCTGAGCGACGTCTACCAGATCGCCGACAAGACCGAGCGTCAGAACGCCGACGACGCGATCAAGGACCGCGTCAAGGCCGAGCTCATCGAGGCCACCGAGGCGGGTTCGCTGCCGGCGGCGGCTCCGCTGGAGTTCTCCGCGGCGTACAAGTCCGTCACCAAGAAGATCGTCCGCGGTCGCATCCTCACCGAGGGCACCCGCATCGACGGCCGTGGACTGGCGGACATCCGTCCGCTCGACGCCGAGGTGCAGGTCATCCCGCGCGTGCACGGCTCCGCGATCTTCCAGCGCGGCGAGACCCAGATCATGGGTGTCACCACGCTGAACATGCTCAAGATGGAGCAGCAGATCGACTCGCTGTCGCCGACGACGAGCAAGCGCTACATGCACCACTACAACTTCCCGCCCTACTCGACCGGTGAGACCGGCCGCGTGGGTTCGCCGAAGCGTCGCGAGATCGGGCACGGCTTCCTCGCCGAGCGCGCGCTCGTGCCGGTGCTGCCGAGCCGCGAGGAGTTCCCCTACGCGATCCGTCAGGTGTCCGAGGCCCTCGGCTCCAACGGCTCCACGTCGATGGGTTCCGTCTGCGCCTCGACCCTGTCGCTGCTGAACGCGGGTGTGCCGCTGCGCGCCCCCGTCGCCGGCATCGCGATGGGTCTCGTCTCCGACGAGGTGAACGGGGAGACCCGCTACGCCGCGCTGACCGACATCCTGGGTGCGGAGGACGCGCTCGGCGACATGGACTTCAAGGTCGCCGGTACGAGCGAGTTCGTCACCGCCATCCAGCTCGACACGAAGCTCGACGGCATCCCGTCGTCGGTGCTCGCGGGTGCGCTGACGCAGGCGCGCGATGCTCGCCTGACGATCCTCAACGTCCTCAACGCCGCGATCGACGCCCCTGACGAGATGGCGCCGACCGCGCCGCGCGTCATCAGCGTCCAGATCCCGGTCGACAAGATCGGCGAGCTGATCGGCCCGAAGGGCAAGACGATCAACGCGATCCAGGACGAGACCGGCGCGCAGATCTCCATCGAGGAGGACGGCACCGTCTACATCGGCGCGACCGACGGCCCCTCGGCCGAGGCCGCCCGTGCGCAGGTGAACGCGATCGCCAACCCGACCAACCCGGAGGTCGGCGAGCAGTTCCTCGGCACCGTCGTGAAGATCGCCACCTTCGGCGCCTTCATCTCGCTGCTGCCCGGCAAGGACGGTCTGCTGCACGTCACCGAGGTGCGCAAGCTCGCCGGTGGCAAGCGTGTGGAGAACGTCGAGGACGTGCTCTCCGTCGGCCAGAAGATCCTCGTGAAGATCACGAAGATCGACGACCGCGGCAAGCTCTCGCTCGAGCCCGTGCTCGACGATGCGCCGGCTGCGGATGAGGCTCCCGCCGAGGACGCCGCCGCCGAGTAA
- a CDS encoding LLM class flavin-dependent oxidoreductase gives MSEQSGAQAMQFGIMSVSDITRDPTTGVTPSEQERIKATLAIATHAEEVGLDVFAIGEHHNPPFWSSSPTTFLAALAAQTERLIVSTSTTLITTNDPVRIAEEYAMLQHVSDGRMDLMLGRGNTGPVYPWFGQDIRQGLPLAIENYALLHKLWREDVVDWEGKFRTPLQGFTSTPRPLDGIAPFVWHGSIRTPEIAEQAAYYGDGFFANNIFWPKEHYQRLIELYRQRFEHYGHGTREQAIVGLGGQVFMAAKSQDAVDQFRPYFDNAPVYGHGPSMEDFTEMTPLTVGSPQQVIDRYAAMREHYGDYQRQLFLIDHAGLPLKTVLEQLDILGSEVVPVLRKELAKDRPSTVPDAPTRAARVRATYGDGPTRQARPGANRGDNLTGDSPYQDTPAPAGAAFGLGRKEA, from the coding sequence ATGAGCGAGCAGTCAGGCGCGCAGGCGATGCAGTTCGGCATCATGTCGGTCAGCGACATCACCCGCGACCCCACCACGGGAGTCACCCCCAGCGAGCAGGAGCGGATCAAGGCGACGCTGGCCATCGCGACCCACGCCGAGGAGGTCGGACTCGACGTCTTCGCGATCGGCGAGCACCACAACCCGCCGTTCTGGTCGTCCAGCCCCACCACGTTCCTGGCCGCGCTCGCCGCGCAGACCGAGCGCCTCATCGTCTCCACCTCGACGACGTTGATCACCACGAACGACCCGGTGCGCATCGCCGAGGAGTACGCGATGCTGCAGCACGTGTCGGACGGCCGCATGGACCTCATGCTCGGCCGTGGCAACACCGGTCCGGTGTACCCGTGGTTCGGGCAGGACATCCGCCAGGGCCTCCCGCTCGCGATCGAGAACTACGCCCTGCTGCACAAGCTGTGGCGCGAGGACGTCGTGGACTGGGAGGGGAAGTTCCGCACGCCGTTGCAGGGCTTCACCTCGACACCCCGTCCGCTCGACGGCATCGCCCCGTTCGTGTGGCACGGTTCCATTCGAACCCCGGAGATCGCGGAGCAGGCCGCGTACTACGGCGACGGCTTCTTCGCGAACAACATCTTCTGGCCGAAGGAGCACTACCAGCGCCTCATCGAGCTCTACCGTCAGCGCTTCGAGCACTACGGGCACGGCACACGTGAGCAGGCGATCGTCGGTCTCGGCGGTCAGGTGTTCATGGCGGCGAAGTCGCAGGACGCGGTGGATCAGTTCCGTCCGTACTTCGACAACGCCCCCGTCTACGGGCACGGGCCCAGCATGGAGGACTTCACCGAGATGACGCCGCTGACGGTGGGATCGCCGCAGCAGGTGATCGACCGGTACGCCGCGATGCGCGAGCACTACGGTGACTACCAGCGCCAGCTCTTCCTCATCGACCACGCCGGCCTCCCGCTGAAGACGGTGCTCGAGCAGCTCGACATCCTCGGTTCCGAGGTCGTGCCGGTGCTGCGCAAGGAACTCGCCAAGGACCGCCCGTCCACGGTGCCGGACGCACCGACCCGCGCCGCGCGCGTGCGGGCGACCTATGGCGACGGCCCCACCCGCCAGGCGCGTCCCGGCGCGAACCGCGGCGACAACCTCACCGGGGACTCGCCGTACCAGGACACGCCTGCTCCCGCAGGTGCCGCGTTCGGACTCGGCCGGAAGGAGGCCTGA
- a CDS encoding histidine phosphatase family protein, with the protein MTHYIYLVRHGEHQDAEHGLADGPLSPRGQRQAELIADRLSGLPLDAVWHSPLLRAAETARAIAGRLPSVDPEPSALLFDCVPTGMTEETPAVFEPFFGSVTEAEIEAGRAQMSDAVNEFLVRKTGDVHEVLITHNFVISWFVREVLAAPDWRWMTLNQSHCGLTVIAQKQGRPWTLLTHNDTGHLPMELRTGIPDALLV; encoded by the coding sequence GTGACGCACTACATTTATCTGGTCAGACACGGTGAACACCAGGATGCCGAACACGGCCTCGCCGACGGACCCCTTTCGCCGCGCGGTCAGCGGCAGGCGGAGCTGATCGCGGATCGCTTGTCCGGTCTGCCGCTCGACGCCGTCTGGCACTCCCCGCTCCTGCGTGCGGCCGAGACGGCGCGGGCGATCGCCGGGCGTCTTCCCTCCGTGGACCCGGAGCCTTCCGCGCTCCTGTTCGACTGCGTCCCGACGGGGATGACCGAGGAGACGCCGGCGGTGTTCGAGCCCTTCTTCGGCTCGGTCACCGAGGCCGAGATCGAGGCGGGCCGCGCCCAGATGTCCGACGCCGTCAACGAGTTCCTCGTGCGGAAGACCGGCGACGTGCACGAGGTGCTCATCACCCACAACTTCGTGATCTCGTGGTTCGTGCGCGAGGTGCTCGCCGCACCGGACTGGCGCTGGATGACCCTGAACCAGTCGCACTGCGGGTTGACGGTGATCGCACAGAAGCAGGGACGGCCGTGGACCCTGCTCACGCACAACGACACCGGCCATCTTCCGATGGAGCTGCGGACGGGCATCCCGGACGCGCTGCTCGTGTGA
- a CDS encoding FMN reductase: protein MTTRRIAVVSAGLSNPSSTRMLADRLAAETVKALAERDIEATVDVIELRDHAHDITNNLLTGFAPPALETAINTVVSADALIAVTPIFSTSYSGLFKSFIDVLDPDALTGKPVLIGANAGTPRHSLAIDYAIRPLFAYLHAEAVSTGVFAASSDWGGAGDDVAPLAKRVEKGARELAEAIARREAASVVDPYDPATYLGEGRSFGHMLGGLAGE from the coding sequence ATGACCACGCGTCGTATCGCCGTCGTCTCGGCGGGGCTGTCCAACCCGTCCTCGACCCGGATGCTCGCCGACCGACTGGCCGCGGAGACCGTGAAGGCCCTCGCGGAGCGCGACATCGAGGCCACGGTCGACGTGATCGAACTGCGCGACCACGCGCACGACATCACGAACAACCTGCTGACGGGCTTCGCGCCGCCGGCGCTCGAGACGGCGATCAACACCGTCGTCTCGGCCGACGCGCTGATCGCGGTCACGCCGATCTTCTCGACGAGCTACTCCGGGCTGTTCAAGTCGTTCATCGACGTTCTCGATCCGGACGCGCTCACCGGGAAGCCGGTGCTCATCGGTGCCAACGCCGGGACGCCACGGCATTCGCTCGCGATCGACTACGCGATCCGGCCGCTGTTCGCCTACCTGCACGCCGAGGCCGTGTCCACGGGCGTCTTCGCCGCGTCCAGCGACTGGGGCGGCGCCGGAGACGATGTCGCGCCGCTGGCGAAGCGGGTCGAGAAGGGCGCGAGGGAACTCGCCGAGGCGATCGCGCGGCGAGAGGCAGCCTCTGTCGTCGATCCGTACGACCCCGCCACCTACCTGGGAGAGGGGCGCTCCTTCGGCCACATGCTCGGCGGTCTCGCGGGAGAGTGA
- a CDS encoding DUF5302 domain-containing protein, with protein sequence MSTEEGAGSSSEDMKRKFKEALEKKNAHHRQGEAHLDGDSAVHAAHAPQTRREFRRKSG encoded by the coding sequence ATGAGCACCGAAGAAGGCGCCGGCTCCTCCTCTGAGGACATGAAGCGCAAGTTCAAGGAAGCGCTCGAGAAGAAGAACGCGCACCACCGGCAGGGCGAGGCGCACCTGGATGGCGATTCGGCCGTCCATGCCGCGCATGCCCCGCAGACGCGGCGCGAGTTCCGACGCAAGAGCGGTTGA